A section of the Amblyomma americanum isolate KBUSLIRL-KWMA chromosome 2, ASM5285725v1, whole genome shotgun sequence genome encodes:
- the LOC144121173 gene encoding uncharacterized protein LOC144121173 isoform X16: protein MVSTQTAMPPPAPPPTVSSPMNVQQQQQQQQQTQQQQTQQVVVSSQPTLASTTSVAVTQVPNHVTMTTSAHLQPQQPQSPLGGHMPPHSSTCTVIPQQTIQNMTQSQLQPVQVIQQQLPNHAYLPQLYSGQQMLLPGNLAIQQHSMGALQGLNLQLQSKAHVDPTKQGTAGAPHGTATIIPAVSIASVTPGAKGVTISSAPTLVTTNCHMMGTAGKTCLPSGQMIPKGTTVMGHGGYQLPATSTSQQTLVINPLGLISGQSILPTQAAAKQMDANKAKPFMVKHASLMSQKVPPTSYAQVMSQQTPLQPKSPLMANTVNAQGSGQMATAQVINTNQFKQLSQNNPQIISSQQPTVISQAQLLDMFCAGSLQALNATFPHGITWAQPGQLQSPTLLTQNPIYIRSQQSDVFLQPGPQQALHALPVATQPTVAQAPPQAPPQAQQQQTVALAAAPAQQPQPIQQQPPKPKQVRPASSVATQTATSTAVTVNSHVLPARTQAKPRIRAQTNRTSPGPGQQQNMIHTQTANTQTQTFAVPSPQQQTAQQQQSPQQSPQQHHHQHHQHTHPHQHTTQFQQQIHQQMHQQHQQQQQQHQQQQQQKADAANQTAVAQQQQQAQAQAQAQAQAQAQAQAQQQAQAQQQAQAQQQAQAQAQAQQQQVQQQAVQQVQQTQQQQHAPQLSQHAPQQQQPHHHHHHHHHQHTPIQPRILPEMKSTSTQSTVKTSTMMNIESKPPAIQPSLAQGHQQQQQQQQAQATATMVNHATPGHATSTTTVQNATPVHTTQGHSAVGHTAANHHTVASHSTLNHVTTPTSHAASPSHPTPNHISLPSSTAHAITSHSGPGHPAVSHVTSTHVSGAPHTTMTHTSSSTHPTMVHASMGSHIAASHVPAPHLANHHLAGNAVSGGLSVGSHVAIAPHQKATVGVPSPPVAAPPPTAVKGSAEDKVEVSAPPEAAMPYDKQGGESGQKPEAMTNGGAVTPQMTMLTASEPVRQISQKPVVKPNVLTHVIEGYIIQEGPEPFPVSRSSLVAETESPKPSVETNGKAGNDEIQSVAQGKVTKKKKMGRKRYRNGQGNHFNDFASEKWQQQQQQQPQPEDSQQQQSQAQSLPQQQQQQQQQQQQQQQQQQQQQQKVQDKDVSMDTLEPAKGDASTPMETAAVSTQGPEPPQQLLRPESSVESPAPAPPVEMEVDTPEPAPVLPSKNPKSWTVQEVADYIQELPGCTDYAEEFRSQEIDGQALLLLKEDHLMTAMNIKLGPALKICAKINALREEQ, encoded by the exons ATGGTTTCCACACAGACTGCCATGCCACCACCTGCCCCACCACCCACTGTCAGCTCGCCCATGAATGTTCAGCAG caacaacagcagcagcaacaaactcAGCAGCAACAGACGCAACAGGTTGTGGTCAGCTCGCAGCCCACCTTGGCATCGACAACTTCAGTGGCCGTGACTCAGGTTCCGAACCACGTCACCATGACGACCAGTGCGCACCTGCAGCCGCAGCAGCCACAGTCACCTCTCGGAGGCCACATGCCTCCGCACTCATCCACATGCACTGTCATCCCTCAGCAGACTATCCAGAACATGACGCAGTCCCAGTTGCAGCCT GTACAAGTGATCCAGCAGCAACTGCCCAACCATGCCTACCTGCCGCAGCTGTACTCCGGGCAGCAGATGCTGCTGCCCGGCAATCTAGCCATCCAGCAGCACAGCATGGGGGCCCTGCAGGGCCTCAACTTGCAGCTGCAGAGCAAGGCTCACGTGGACCCGACCAAGCAGGGCACGGCAGGTGCACCGCACGGGACCGCCACCATCATCCCGGCCGTTTCTATTGCAAGTGTCACCCCAGGAGCTAAG GGGGTGACCATCAGCAGCGCACCAACCCTGGTGACCACCAACTGCCACATGATGGGGACTGCTGGCAAGACCTGTCTCCCTTCTGGCCAGATGATTCCCAAGGGCACCACTGTCATGGGCCATGGCGGCTACCAGCTGCCAGCCACCAGCACAAGCCAGCAAACGCTTGTTATCAACCCTCTGGGGCTCATCTCGGGGCAGAGCATCCTTCCAACTCAGGCGGCGGCCAAGCAGATGGATGCCAACAAGGCCAAGCCTTTT ATGGTAAAGCATGCTTCCTTGATGTCCCAGAAGGTCCCCCCTACCTCTTACGCTCAG GTGATGAGTCAGCAGACACCGCTGCAGCCAAAGTCGCCACTGATGGCCAACACTGTGAATGCCCAGGGGTCGGGACAGATGGCCACTGCTCAAGTGATCAACACCAACCAGTTCAAGCAACTGTCACAGAACAACCCGCAGATCATTTCCAGCCAGCAGCCCACTGTCATCAGCCAGGCTCAGCTTCTAG ATATGTTTTGTGCAGGCTCGCTGCAGGCGCTGAACGCCACTTTCCCGCACGGTATCACATGGGCACAGCCCGGACAACTGCAGAGCCCGACACTGCTCACCCAGAACCCCATCTACATCAGGAGCCAGCAGTCGGATGTGTTCCTCCAGCCAGGACCCCAGCAAGCATTGCATGCGCTGCCGGTGGCCACCCAACCCACCGTGGCGCAGGCCCCACCCCAGGCCCCACCTCAGGCCCAACAGCAGCAAACCGTGGCTCTGGCTGCTGCCCCTGCACAGCAGCCACAGCCAATCCAGCAGCAGCCGCCCAAGCCTAAACAG GTGCGCCCAGCCAGTTCAGTTGCAACTCAGACTGCCACGTCAACTGCCGTGACTGTCAACTCTCATGTTCTTCCAGCACGAACTCAG GCCAAGCCGCGGATCAGGGCACAGACAAACCGCACCTCACCAGGTCCCGGGCAGCAGCAGAACATGATCCACACACAGACGGCAAACACGCAGACGCAGACCTTTGCCGTTCCCTCTCCACAGCAGCAGACAGCCCAACAGCAACAGTCACCACAGCAATCACCGCAGCAGCATCACCACCAACATCACCAGCACACGCATCCTCATCAGCACACCACCCAATTCCAACAGCAGATTCACCAACAGATGCATCAGCaacaccagcaacagcagcagcagcatcagcaacagcagcaacagaaag CTGATGCAGCTAACCAGACAGCAGTTGCCCAGCAACAACAGCAGGCTCAAGCCCAAGCACAGGCTCAAGCACAGGCTCAAGCTCAGGCACAGGCTCAGCAGCAGGCACAGGCTCAGCAGCAAGCACAGGCTCAGCAGCAGGCACAGGCGCAGGCTCAGGCACAGCAACAGCAAGTGCAGCAGCAGGCAGTGCAGCAGGTCCAGCAaactcagcagcagcagcatgctcCACAGCTCTCGCAGCATgcacctcagcagcagcagccacaccaccatcatcaccaccaccatcaccagcACACTCCTATCCAGCCACGCATCCTTCCCGAAATGAAGAGTACGTCCACTCAGAGCACAGTGAAGACATCCACCATGATGAACATTGAGTCAAAACCACCCGCCATCCAGCCCAGCTTAGCTCAgggccaccagcagcagcagcaacagcagcaagctcAGGCTACAGCAACCATGGTGAACCACGCAACACCCGGACACGCCACCAGCACTACGACTGTCCAGAATGCAACACCCGTTCACACCACGCAAGGCCACTCGGCAGTCGGGCATACTGCAGCCAACCATCACACTGTCGCCAGCCACTCAACTCTGAATCACGTGACGACACCCACCAGTCATGCGGCATCACCAAGCCACCCGACGCCCAATCACATCAGCCTGCCCAGCTCGACGGCGCATGCAATCACCAGCCATTCGGGGCCGGGCCACCCTGCCGTGAGCCATGTGACATCCACCCACGTGTCTGGAGCGCCGCACACGACGATGACGCACACATCAAGCAGCACGCATCCAACCATGGTTCATGCATCGATGGGGAGCCACATTGCTGCTTCTCATGTGCCGGCACCTCATCTGGCTAACCACCACTTGGCCGGCAATGCTGTGTCTGGTGGGCTGAGTGTTGGCAGCCACGTAGCCATTGCACCCCACCAGAAGGCGACTGTGGGTGTTCCATCCCCTCCAGTTGCAGCACCACCACCAACGGCTGTCAAGGGGTCAGCAGAGGACAAAGTTGAG GTCTCTGCACCTCCGGAAGCAGCCATGCCGTACGACAAGCAGGGTGGAGAGAGTGGCCAGAAGCCCGAGGCCATGACCAATGGTGGTGCGGTGACTCCGCAGATGACAATGCTGACTGCATCAGAGCCTGTTCGCCAAATCTCCCAGAAACCGGTGGTCAAGCCCAATGTTCTGACGCACGTCATCGAAGGTTACATCATTCAGGAGGGACCTGAACCATTTCCA GTCAGCCGCTCATCACTTGTTGCCGAGACTGAGTCCCCAAAGCCTTCTGTGGAGACAAATGGAAAAGCCGGGAATGACGAAATTCAGAGTGTTGCTCAAG GTAAAGtgaccaaaaagaagaaaatgggaaGGAAGAGGTATCGAAATGGCCAAGGAAACCATTTCAACGACTTCGCATCTGAAAAATGG cagcagcaacagcagcagcagcctcaacCAGAAGACTCACAACAGCAGCAGTCGCAGGCACAGTCACTgccacagcaacaacagcagcagcagcagcagcagcagcagcagcagcagcagcagcagcagcagcagcagaaggttCAGGACAAAGATGTGAGCATGGACACTCTGGAACCAGCGAAGGGCGACGCCAGCACACCCATGGAGACGGCCGCCGTGAGCACGCAAGGGCctgagccaccacagcagctTCTGAGGCCCGAGAGTTCTGTCGAGTCACCCGCACCAGCTCCGCCCGTTGAGATGGAGGTGGACACTCCAGAGCCAGCACCAGTTCTGCCAAGCAAGAACCCGAAGAGCTGGACG GTTCAAGAAGTCGCAGACTACATCCAGGAGCTTCCAGGCTGCACTGATTACGCAGAAGAATTCCGCTCCCAGGAAATCGATGGTCAAGCACTGCTTCTGCTCAAGGAGGATCACTTGATGACAGCTATGAACATCAAGCTTGGCCCGGCTCTCAAGATATGTGCCAAGATCAATGCCCTGCGTGAGGAACAGTAA
- the LOC144121173 gene encoding uncharacterized protein LOC144121173 isoform X2, whose product MVSTQTAMPPPAPPPTVSSPMNVQQQQQQQQQTQQQQTQQVVVSSQPTLASTTSVAVTQVPNHVTMTTSAHLQPQQPQSPLGGHMPPHSSTCTVIPQQTIQNMTQSQLQPVQVIQQQLPNHAYLPQLYSGQQMLLPGNLAIQQHSMGALQGLNLQLQSKAHVDPTKQGTAGAPHGTATIIPAVSIASVTPGAKGVTISSAPTLVTTNCHMMGTAGKTCLPSGQMIPKGTTVMGHGGYQLPATSTSQQTLVINPLGLISGQSILPTQAAAKQMDANKAKPFMVKHASLMSQKVPPTSYAQVMSQQTPLQPKSPLMANTVNAQGSGQMATAQVINTNQFKQLSQNNPQIISSQQPTVISQAQLLDMFCAGSLQALNATFPHGITWAQPGQLQSPTLLTQNPIYIRSQQSDVFLQPGPQQALHALPVATQPTVAQAPPQAPPQAQQQQTVALAAAPAQQPQPIQQQPPKPKQVRPASSVATQTATSTAVTVNSHVLPARTQAKPRIRAQTNRTSPGPGQQQNMIHTQTANTQTQTFAVPSPQQQTAQQQQSPQQSPQQHHHQHHQHTHPHQHTTQFQQQIHQQMHQQHQQQQQQHQQQQQQKADAANQTAVAQQQQQAQAQAQAQAQAQAQAQAQQQAQAQQQAQAQQQAQAQAQAQQQQVQQQAVQQVQQTQQQQHAPQLSQHAPQQQQPHHHHHHHHHQHTPIQPRILPEMKSTSTQSTVKTSTMMNIESKPPAIQPSLAQGHQQQQQQQQAQATATMVNHATPGHATSTTTVQNATPVHTTQGHSAVGHTAANHHTVASHSTLNHVTTPTSHAASPSHPTPNHISLPSSTAHAITSHSGPGHPAVSHVTSTHVSGAPHTTMTHTSSSTHPTMVHASMGSHIAASHVPAPHLANHHLAGNAVSGGLSVGSHVAIAPHQKATVGVPSPPVAAPPPTAVKGSAEDKVEVSAPPEAAMPYDKQGGESGQKPEAMTNGGAVTPQMTMLTASEPVRQISQKPVVKPNVLTHVIEGYIIQEGPEPFPVSRSSLVAETESPKPSVETNGKAGNDEIQSVAQVPPEVEPPPPPSSKVTASGPDRVELAKCEMCGKLGTKSKFKKSKRFCSSSCVKRFNLACSERLGIFAFTSEPENEDELPGKVTKKKKMGRKRYRNGQGNHFNDFASEKWQQQQQQQQQQQQPQPEDSQQQQSQAQSLPQQQQQQQQQQQQQQQQQQQQQQKVQDKDVSMDTLEPAKGDASTPMETAAVSTQGPEPPQQLLRPESSVESPAPAPPVEMEVDTPEPAPVLPSKNPKSWTVQEVADYIQELPGCTDYAEEFRSQEIDGQALLLLKEDHLMTAMNIKLGPALKICAKINALREEQ is encoded by the exons ATGGTTTCCACACAGACTGCCATGCCACCACCTGCCCCACCACCCACTGTCAGCTCGCCCATGAATGTTCAGCAG caacaacagcagcagcaacaaactcAGCAGCAACAGACGCAACAGGTTGTGGTCAGCTCGCAGCCCACCTTGGCATCGACAACTTCAGTGGCCGTGACTCAGGTTCCGAACCACGTCACCATGACGACCAGTGCGCACCTGCAGCCGCAGCAGCCACAGTCACCTCTCGGAGGCCACATGCCTCCGCACTCATCCACATGCACTGTCATCCCTCAGCAGACTATCCAGAACATGACGCAGTCCCAGTTGCAGCCT GTACAAGTGATCCAGCAGCAACTGCCCAACCATGCCTACCTGCCGCAGCTGTACTCCGGGCAGCAGATGCTGCTGCCCGGCAATCTAGCCATCCAGCAGCACAGCATGGGGGCCCTGCAGGGCCTCAACTTGCAGCTGCAGAGCAAGGCTCACGTGGACCCGACCAAGCAGGGCACGGCAGGTGCACCGCACGGGACCGCCACCATCATCCCGGCCGTTTCTATTGCAAGTGTCACCCCAGGAGCTAAG GGGGTGACCATCAGCAGCGCACCAACCCTGGTGACCACCAACTGCCACATGATGGGGACTGCTGGCAAGACCTGTCTCCCTTCTGGCCAGATGATTCCCAAGGGCACCACTGTCATGGGCCATGGCGGCTACCAGCTGCCAGCCACCAGCACAAGCCAGCAAACGCTTGTTATCAACCCTCTGGGGCTCATCTCGGGGCAGAGCATCCTTCCAACTCAGGCGGCGGCCAAGCAGATGGATGCCAACAAGGCCAAGCCTTTT ATGGTAAAGCATGCTTCCTTGATGTCCCAGAAGGTCCCCCCTACCTCTTACGCTCAG GTGATGAGTCAGCAGACACCGCTGCAGCCAAAGTCGCCACTGATGGCCAACACTGTGAATGCCCAGGGGTCGGGACAGATGGCCACTGCTCAAGTGATCAACACCAACCAGTTCAAGCAACTGTCACAGAACAACCCGCAGATCATTTCCAGCCAGCAGCCCACTGTCATCAGCCAGGCTCAGCTTCTAG ATATGTTTTGTGCAGGCTCGCTGCAGGCGCTGAACGCCACTTTCCCGCACGGTATCACATGGGCACAGCCCGGACAACTGCAGAGCCCGACACTGCTCACCCAGAACCCCATCTACATCAGGAGCCAGCAGTCGGATGTGTTCCTCCAGCCAGGACCCCAGCAAGCATTGCATGCGCTGCCGGTGGCCACCCAACCCACCGTGGCGCAGGCCCCACCCCAGGCCCCACCTCAGGCCCAACAGCAGCAAACCGTGGCTCTGGCTGCTGCCCCTGCACAGCAGCCACAGCCAATCCAGCAGCAGCCGCCCAAGCCTAAACAG GTGCGCCCAGCCAGTTCAGTTGCAACTCAGACTGCCACGTCAACTGCCGTGACTGTCAACTCTCATGTTCTTCCAGCACGAACTCAG GCCAAGCCGCGGATCAGGGCACAGACAAACCGCACCTCACCAGGTCCCGGGCAGCAGCAGAACATGATCCACACACAGACGGCAAACACGCAGACGCAGACCTTTGCCGTTCCCTCTCCACAGCAGCAGACAGCCCAACAGCAACAGTCACCACAGCAATCACCGCAGCAGCATCACCACCAACATCACCAGCACACGCATCCTCATCAGCACACCACCCAATTCCAACAGCAGATTCACCAACAGATGCATCAGCaacaccagcaacagcagcagcagcatcagcaacagcagcaacagaaag CTGATGCAGCTAACCAGACAGCAGTTGCCCAGCAACAACAGCAGGCTCAAGCCCAAGCACAGGCTCAAGCACAGGCTCAAGCTCAGGCACAGGCTCAGCAGCAGGCACAGGCTCAGCAGCAAGCACAGGCTCAGCAGCAGGCACAGGCGCAGGCTCAGGCACAGCAACAGCAAGTGCAGCAGCAGGCAGTGCAGCAGGTCCAGCAaactcagcagcagcagcatgctcCACAGCTCTCGCAGCATgcacctcagcagcagcagccacaccaccatcatcaccaccaccatcaccagcACACTCCTATCCAGCCACGCATCCTTCCCGAAATGAAGAGTACGTCCACTCAGAGCACAGTGAAGACATCCACCATGATGAACATTGAGTCAAAACCACCCGCCATCCAGCCCAGCTTAGCTCAgggccaccagcagcagcagcaacagcagcaagctcAGGCTACAGCAACCATGGTGAACCACGCAACACCCGGACACGCCACCAGCACTACGACTGTCCAGAATGCAACACCCGTTCACACCACGCAAGGCCACTCGGCAGTCGGGCATACTGCAGCCAACCATCACACTGTCGCCAGCCACTCAACTCTGAATCACGTGACGACACCCACCAGTCATGCGGCATCACCAAGCCACCCGACGCCCAATCACATCAGCCTGCCCAGCTCGACGGCGCATGCAATCACCAGCCATTCGGGGCCGGGCCACCCTGCCGTGAGCCATGTGACATCCACCCACGTGTCTGGAGCGCCGCACACGACGATGACGCACACATCAAGCAGCACGCATCCAACCATGGTTCATGCATCGATGGGGAGCCACATTGCTGCTTCTCATGTGCCGGCACCTCATCTGGCTAACCACCACTTGGCCGGCAATGCTGTGTCTGGTGGGCTGAGTGTTGGCAGCCACGTAGCCATTGCACCCCACCAGAAGGCGACTGTGGGTGTTCCATCCCCTCCAGTTGCAGCACCACCACCAACGGCTGTCAAGGGGTCAGCAGAGGACAAAGTTGAG GTCTCTGCACCTCCGGAAGCAGCCATGCCGTACGACAAGCAGGGTGGAGAGAGTGGCCAGAAGCCCGAGGCCATGACCAATGGTGGTGCGGTGACTCCGCAGATGACAATGCTGACTGCATCAGAGCCTGTTCGCCAAATCTCCCAGAAACCGGTGGTCAAGCCCAATGTTCTGACGCACGTCATCGAAGGTTACATCATTCAGGAGGGACCTGAACCATTTCCA GTCAGCCGCTCATCACTTGTTGCCGAGACTGAGTCCCCAAAGCCTTCTGTGGAGACAAATGGAAAAGCCGGGAATGACGAAATTCAGAGTGTTGCTCAAG TTCCTCCAGAGGTtgagcctcctcctcctccttcttccaaGGTCACGGCTTCGGGGCCTGACCGAGTGGAATTGGCCAAGTGTGAGATGTGCGGCAAACTAGGCACAAAGTCAAAGTTCAAAAAGTCAAAGCGCTTTTGCTCATCGTCATGCGTCAAGCGCTTTAACCTGGCGTGCTCTGAACGCCTTGGCATATTTGCCTTCACCTCGGAGCCTGAGAATGAGGACGAGCTTCCAG GTAAAGtgaccaaaaagaagaaaatgggaaGGAAGAGGTATCGAAATGGCCAAGGAAACCATTTCAACGACTTCGCATCTGAAAAATGG cagcagcaacagcagcagcagcaacagcagcagcagcctcaacCAGAAGACTCACAACAGCAGCAGTCGCAGGCACAGTCACTgccacagcaacaacagcagcagcagcagcagcagcagcagcagcagcagcagcagcagcagcagcagcagaaggttCAGGACAAAGATGTGAGCATGGACACTCTGGAACCAGCGAAGGGCGACGCCAGCACACCCATGGAGACGGCCGCCGTGAGCACGCAAGGGCctgagccaccacagcagctTCTGAGGCCCGAGAGTTCTGTCGAGTCACCCGCACCAGCTCCGCCCGTTGAGATGGAGGTGGACACTCCAGAGCCAGCACCAGTTCTGCCAAGCAAGAACCCGAAGAGCTGGACG GTTCAAGAAGTCGCAGACTACATCCAGGAGCTTCCAGGCTGCACTGATTACGCAGAAGAATTCCGCTCCCAGGAAATCGATGGTCAAGCACTGCTTCTGCTCAAGGAGGATCACTTGATGACAGCTATGAACATCAAGCTTGGCCCGGCTCTCAAGATATGTGCCAAGATCAATGCCCTGCGTGAGGAACAGTAA